A single genomic interval of Microbacterium oleivorans harbors:
- a CDS encoding DEAD/DEAH box helicase — MTDTTFRALGVPAPLLEVLAKDGKTNAFPIQVDTLPDTLGGRDVLGRGKTGSGKTLAFSIPMVARLGGELAGGSRRSTRILGLVLAPTRELATQINAVLAPLAEAYGLKTTTIFGGVNQTRQVQALKAGVDIVVACPGRLEDLLQQRHLTLDSVEITVIDEADHMADLGFLPAVTRILDKTPRDGQRLLFSATLDNGVDKLVKRFLQNEVLHSVDEANSPVAAMTHHVFHVGGTEAKKDVVKALASGKGRRILFLRTKHAAKKLARQLTSQGIPSVDLHGNLSQPQRDRNLAAFSAGTARVLVATDVAARGVHVDDVELVVHVDPPMEHKAYLHRSGRTARAGAEGAVVTLVQPGQERDVKDLLRKAAITVTPVSVTETSPEVVALIGEVAPYVTPAPVEEQAPRGTSQGANAQRKRAARDSRDGAAGGRSGGRGGSGRGGASTGRGGAAGRDGAAGGRDGQQSRGQQSGRGGQQPARGGQSADRAPREARDAAPAGNPRRTGRRATSNGAAGGGKLMVGSVVRSNSAGRRSGR, encoded by the coding sequence ATGACTGACACCACTTTCCGCGCGCTCGGCGTGCCCGCTCCTCTTCTCGAGGTCCTCGCGAAGGACGGCAAGACCAACGCCTTCCCGATCCAGGTCGACACCCTGCCCGACACCCTCGGCGGACGCGACGTCCTCGGCCGCGGCAAGACCGGCTCGGGCAAGACCCTGGCCTTCTCGATCCCGATGGTCGCGCGCCTCGGCGGCGAGCTCGCCGGCGGCTCGCGCCGCTCGACCCGCATCCTGGGTCTCGTCCTCGCCCCGACCCGTGAGCTCGCGACCCAGATCAACGCCGTGCTCGCGCCGCTCGCCGAGGCGTACGGGCTGAAGACCACCACGATCTTCGGCGGCGTCAACCAGACCCGCCAGGTGCAGGCCCTCAAGGCAGGCGTCGACATCGTCGTGGCCTGCCCGGGTCGCCTCGAAGACCTGCTGCAGCAGCGGCACCTGACCCTCGACTCGGTCGAGATCACTGTCATCGACGAGGCCGACCACATGGCCGACCTCGGCTTCCTGCCCGCCGTCACCCGCATCCTCGACAAGACCCCGCGCGACGGACAGCGGCTGCTGTTCAGCGCGACGCTGGACAACGGCGTCGACAAGCTCGTCAAGCGCTTCCTGCAGAACGAGGTGCTGCACTCCGTCGACGAGGCCAACTCCCCCGTCGCCGCGATGACCCACCACGTCTTCCACGTGGGCGGCACCGAGGCCAAGAAGGACGTCGTCAAGGCGCTCGCCTCGGGCAAGGGCCGCCGCATCCTGTTCCTGCGCACCAAGCACGCCGCGAAGAAGCTCGCGCGCCAGCTCACCTCGCAGGGCATCCCGTCGGTCGACCTGCACGGCAACCTGTCGCAGCCGCAGCGCGACCGCAACCTCGCGGCCTTCTCGGCCGGGACCGCCCGCGTGCTCGTGGCCACGGATGTCGCCGCGCGCGGCGTCCACGTCGACGACGTCGAGCTCGTCGTCCACGTCGACCCGCCCATGGAGCACAAGGCGTACCTGCACCGCTCGGGCCGCACCGCCCGCGCCGGCGCCGAGGGTGCCGTCGTGACCCTCGTGCAGCCCGGTCAGGAGCGCGACGTCAAGGACCTGCTGCGCAAGGCCGCCATCACGGTGACCCCCGTCTCGGTGACCGAGACCTCGCCCGAGGTCGTCGCGCTCATCGGCGAGGTCGCCCCCTACGTCACGCCCGCACCCGTCGAGGAGCAGGCCCCCCGCGGCACGAGCCAGGGCGCGAACGCACAGCGCAAGCGCGCCGCGCGCGACAGCCGTGACGGCGCTGCCGGCGGTCGTTCGGGCGGACGCGGTGGCTCCGGCCGCGGCGGTGCATCGACCGGGCGCGGTGGCGCTGCCGGGCGCGACGGCGCCGCCGGCGGTCGCGACGGCCAGCAGAGCCGTGGTCAGCAGTCCGGCCGTGGCGGCCAGCAGCCCGCGCGCGGTGGTCAGTCCGCCGACCGCGCGCCGCGCGAGGCCCGGGATGCCGCTCCCGCGGGCAACCCGCGTCGCACCGGCCGCCGCGCGACGTCGAACGGCGCCGCCGGCGGCGGCAAGCTGATGGTCGGCTCCGTCGTCCGCAGCAACAGCGCCGGGCGCCGCAGCGGCCGCTGA
- a CDS encoding adenosine deaminase family protein, with translation MTSAPPLPPAYLHRLPKADLHCHLIGTVRAATFAELARRESLALPADPERIFADINSLPPDPALYRNTRIPVPQQRGADEPEVSYSLFQVSNWVVEVLRDADDLTRVVYEAFEDAHRLSGTRHLELFFDALPPHLASLGYRGAIEAYAEGIRMAERDFGTTGRMIQGIDRSRSGEEALEVVRRVVDNPHEYVAGIGLDNLETAGPPERFADAYRLAGEAGLGRTAHSSEHAPTAANTITCLDLLGCDRIDHGYYVLEDDAVVARMRDEQVSFTVASTTSRRSWRPWRRASIAAMLDAGLNVIPCSDDPGMFPTTLAAEYGIVSEQIGATPEQVRRMAVASFEASWLPAAERARRVAEVTAEIDALDAEFALTS, from the coding sequence ATGACCTCCGCACCGCCCCTTCCTCCCGCGTACCTCCACCGGCTGCCCAAGGCCGACCTGCACTGCCACCTCATCGGCACCGTACGCGCGGCGACCTTCGCCGAGCTGGCCCGCCGCGAGTCGCTCGCGCTGCCCGCCGACCCCGAGCGCATCTTCGCCGACATCAACTCGCTGCCGCCCGACCCGGCCCTGTACCGCAACACCCGCATCCCGGTGCCGCAGCAGCGCGGCGCCGACGAGCCCGAGGTGTCGTACTCGCTGTTCCAGGTGTCGAACTGGGTCGTCGAGGTGCTCCGGGATGCCGACGACCTGACCCGCGTCGTCTACGAGGCCTTCGAGGACGCGCACCGGCTGAGCGGTACCCGCCACCTCGAGCTGTTCTTCGACGCGCTGCCCCCGCACCTGGCGTCGCTCGGGTACCGCGGCGCGATCGAGGCGTACGCCGAAGGCATCCGCATGGCCGAGCGCGACTTCGGGACGACCGGGCGGATGATCCAGGGCATCGACCGCAGTCGCAGCGGCGAGGAGGCCCTCGAGGTGGTGCGCCGCGTCGTCGACAACCCCCACGAATACGTCGCCGGCATCGGCCTCGACAACCTCGAGACCGCCGGTCCGCCCGAGCGCTTCGCCGATGCCTACCGCCTCGCCGGAGAGGCCGGGCTCGGACGTACCGCCCACTCGTCGGAGCACGCGCCCACCGCGGCCAACACCATCACCTGCCTCGACCTGCTCGGCTGCGACCGCATCGACCACGGCTACTACGTGCTCGAGGACGACGCCGTCGTGGCGCGCATGCGCGACGAGCAGGTCTCGTTCACGGTGGCCTCGACGACCTCGCGCCGCTCGTGGCGTCCGTGGCGTCGCGCCTCGATCGCCGCGATGCTCGACGCCGGGCTGAACGTCATCCCGTGCTCGGACGACCCCGGGATGTTCCCGACGACGCTCGCGGCCGAGTACGGCATCGTGTCGGAGCAGATCGGTGCGACCCCCGAGCAGGTCCGCCGCATGGCCGTGGCCTCGTTCGAGGCATCCTGGCTTCCCGCTGCGGAGCGTGCCCGCCGCGTCGCCGAGGTCACGGCCGAGATCGACGCCCTCGACGCCGAGTTCGCCCTCACCTCCTGA
- a CDS encoding extracellular solute-binding protein — MNRTRTSRLLAASSALAATALVVTGCAGGGDEDAVGSSDSIVVSAFPFGVEQFQEAIVDPFTEKTGIEVEIETGSNADRLSQLQLAGGDAGIDVMLISDSFAASGQEQGLFQDFDESDVPNLGAIADFAVEEGYDGPAYSYQLNGTLYSTDDLTAEQAADWSLYADPANSGRLAFPDISVTAGQLAVSGVAETFGSGPYDVDTAFETIGGWAPGILQFYTSSTEVTNLLTQGEIVAADALSGFATTLVASGEPVAWTAPAEGRFMATNRAMIPSGATNVEGAYAFIDYLLSVEAQTASAEIVGDLPVALDATIPSEITDVVGDIAADPIAAGYATLDPAEIVPNRAQWVERFAREVASR; from the coding sequence ATGAACCGCACCCGTACCAGCCGCCTGCTCGCGGCATCGTCCGCCCTGGCAGCCACCGCGCTCGTCGTCACCGGTTGCGCCGGCGGCGGTGACGAGGATGCCGTGGGATCGAGCGACTCGATCGTCGTCAGCGCCTTCCCGTTCGGCGTCGAGCAGTTCCAGGAGGCGATCGTCGACCCGTTCACCGAGAAGACCGGCATCGAGGTCGAGATCGAGACCGGGTCCAACGCCGACCGCCTCTCGCAGCTCCAGCTCGCCGGTGGCGACGCCGGCATCGACGTCATGCTGATCTCCGACAGCTTCGCCGCCTCGGGCCAGGAGCAGGGCCTGTTCCAGGACTTCGACGAGTCCGACGTGCCGAACCTCGGCGCCATCGCCGACTTCGCCGTCGAGGAGGGCTACGACGGCCCCGCCTACAGCTACCAGCTCAACGGCACCCTCTACAGCACCGACGACCTCACCGCCGAGCAGGCGGCCGACTGGTCGCTCTACGCCGATCCGGCCAACAGCGGCCGGCTGGCGTTCCCCGACATCTCGGTGACCGCGGGGCAGCTCGCCGTCTCGGGTGTCGCCGAGACCTTCGGCAGCGGACCCTACGACGTCGACACCGCGTTCGAGACGATCGGCGGCTGGGCCCCCGGCATCCTGCAGTTCTACACGTCGTCCACCGAGGTGACCAACCTGCTCACGCAGGGCGAGATCGTCGCGGCCGATGCGCTCAGCGGCTTCGCCACGACCCTCGTCGCCTCGGGTGAGCCGGTGGCGTGGACCGCGCCGGCCGAGGGCCGGTTCATGGCGACCAACCGGGCCATGATCCCCTCGGGCGCCACCAACGTCGAGGGCGCCTACGCGTTCATCGACTACCTGCTCTCGGTCGAGGCGCAGACGGCGTCGGCCGAGATCGTCGGCGACCTGCCGGTCGCGCTGGATGCGACCATCCCCAGCGAGATCACCGACGTGGTCGGAGACATCGCCGCCGACCCGATCGCCGCCGGCTACGCGACGCTCGACCCGGCCGAGATCGTCCCGAACCGCGCCCAGTGGGTCGAGCGGTTCGCGCGCGAGGTCGCCTCGCGCTGA
- a CDS encoding ABC transporter ATP-binding protein — MTTAAEFVGVTQRFGDFTAVDDIDLAIPSGQLTTLLGPSGCGKTTSLRMLAGYTQPTSGRIMIAGTDATRTPPERRGLGMMFQSYALFPHMTVAENVGYGLKLRKVGATERRRRVEESLDLVGLGHLAASRPKKLSGGQQQRVALARAIAIRPTLLLLDEPLSNLDARLRVQMRAEIRRIQSETGLTVVLVTHDQDEALEMSDRMVLMRDGRVMQEGAPSEVFTAPANRFVAEFLGYENFIGAADGSVTTVRPEHLAIGRPATGAGLSLEGVVVDVAYRGVDRLVSLETVDAAGRTVRLVADVRDEAVLARPGDRVTVTAAESRLIRLAA; from the coding sequence ATGACCACCGCAGCAGAGTTCGTCGGGGTGACGCAGCGCTTCGGCGACTTCACCGCCGTCGACGACATCGACCTCGCCATTCCGTCGGGGCAGCTCACGACGCTGCTCGGCCCGAGCGGATGCGGCAAGACCACCTCGCTGCGCATGCTCGCCGGCTACACGCAGCCGACCTCTGGTCGGATCATGATCGCCGGCACCGACGCGACCCGCACCCCGCCCGAGCGCCGCGGGCTCGGCATGATGTTCCAGTCGTATGCGCTCTTCCCGCACATGACCGTCGCCGAGAACGTCGGCTACGGGCTCAAGCTGCGCAAGGTCGGCGCCACCGAGCGCCGTCGCCGTGTCGAGGAGTCCCTCGACCTCGTCGGGCTCGGCCACCTCGCTGCGAGCCGTCCCAAGAAGCTCTCGGGCGGTCAGCAGCAGCGCGTGGCCCTCGCCCGCGCCATCGCGATCCGGCCGACCCTGCTTCTGCTCGACGAGCCGCTGTCGAACCTCGACGCGCGACTGCGCGTGCAGATGCGTGCCGAGATCCGGCGTATCCAGTCCGAGACCGGTCTCACCGTGGTGCTCGTCACGCACGACCAGGACGAGGCGCTCGAGATGTCGGATCGGATGGTGCTCATGCGCGACGGCCGCGTCATGCAGGAGGGCGCGCCGAGCGAGGTCTTCACGGCTCCGGCGAACCGTTTCGTCGCGGAGTTCCTCGGCTACGAGAACTTCATCGGGGCGGCCGACGGCTCGGTGACGACCGTCCGCCCCGAGCACCTCGCGATCGGTCGCCCGGCCACGGGAGCCGGCCTGTCGCTCGAGGGTGTCGTCGTCGACGTCGCCTACCGCGGCGTCGACCGCCTCGTCTCGCTCGAGACCGTCGACGCCGCCGGCCGCACCGTGCGCCTGGTCGCCGACGTTCGCGACGAGGCCGTGCTCGCACGCCCCGGCGACCGCGTGACCGTGACGGCCGCCGAGTCGCGACTGATCCGTCTCGCCGCCTGA
- a CDS encoding ABC transporter permease: MKTSRPVAASLAVAGYIVMIVPILFVVATAFTGGSTLRFPPEGFSLRWFEAALAYDPFIDALLSSLQLALLATVLALVIGVPVTLAIHRGRLPGKGLVEGLFLSPLIVPELVVGLALYQQLMIGLRLDNFPVLLIGHTVLMLPYAVRVTGASLALADPGLEEAARGLGASPVRAFFTVTLPLLRPGIFSAGLLSFVTSFNNVPLSLLLQSRDFRTLPVTMLDYVQQSYDPMVAATSTIILAGTVVIAVIAERTVGFARIFGGINR, encoded by the coding sequence GTGAAGACGAGCCGTCCCGTCGCGGCGTCCCTCGCCGTCGCCGGCTACATCGTCATGATCGTGCCGATCCTCTTCGTGGTCGCCACGGCGTTCACCGGCGGCAGCACGTTGCGCTTCCCGCCCGAGGGGTTCTCGCTGCGCTGGTTCGAGGCTGCCCTCGCCTACGACCCGTTCATCGACGCGCTGCTGTCGAGCCTGCAGCTCGCGCTGCTGGCCACCGTGCTCGCGCTCGTGATCGGCGTCCCGGTGACGCTGGCGATCCACCGCGGGCGGCTGCCGGGCAAGGGTCTGGTCGAGGGGTTGTTCCTCTCGCCGCTCATCGTCCCCGAGCTCGTGGTCGGCCTCGCGCTGTACCAGCAGCTGATGATCGGGCTCCGACTCGACAACTTCCCCGTGCTGCTGATCGGCCACACGGTGCTCATGCTGCCTTACGCGGTGCGGGTCACCGGCGCCTCCCTCGCCCTCGCCGATCCGGGACTCGAAGAGGCCGCGCGCGGCCTCGGAGCGTCGCCGGTGCGGGCCTTCTTCACCGTGACGCTGCCGCTGCTGCGCCCCGGGATCTTCTCGGCCGGGCTGCTGAGCTTCGTCACCTCGTTCAACAACGTCCCGCTGTCGCTGCTGCTGCAGAGCCGCGACTTCCGCACCCTGCCCGTGACGATGCTCGACTACGTCCAGCAGAGCTACGACCCCATGGTCGCGGCCACCAGCACCATCATCCTCGCGGGCACCGTCGTCATCGCCGTCATCGCCGAGCGCACCGTCGGCTTCGCCCGCATCTTCGGAGGGATCAACCGATGA
- a CDS encoding ABC transporter permease, with product MVSRRTGLLALPGLALLLAGFLIPSIAMLFAPPGVSPLDILERLGRMLTDPFDLAIIGRTVGLGLIVTVVCIVLGFPIAYLLARSTSRWAGVLLALAIFPLLLSNVVRTFGWLVLLGSNGAIGQLLTGLGLVDRAPQLLYTELAIVLGLTQLFLPLAIISCYSAVAQVDPGLDDAARGLGASRTRTFWGIVVPLSAPGMVVAATLVFAGSVTAYTTPYLLGGSSQRMLSTQLYSYSSVTIDWAAASATAIIMTVLVFAVSGLSAVVGRRGATS from the coding sequence GTGGTCTCACGCCGCACCGGACTGCTCGCCCTCCCCGGGCTGGCGCTCCTGCTGGCGGGGTTCCTGATCCCCTCGATCGCGATGCTGTTCGCGCCTCCGGGTGTCAGCCCGCTCGACATCCTCGAGCGCCTCGGCCGGATGCTCACCGATCCGTTCGACCTCGCCATCATCGGCCGCACCGTCGGGCTCGGGCTCATCGTGACGGTGGTCTGCATCGTCCTGGGCTTCCCGATCGCCTACCTGCTGGCCCGGTCGACGTCGCGGTGGGCGGGCGTGCTGCTCGCGCTGGCGATCTTCCCCCTCCTGCTCAGCAACGTCGTGCGCACGTTCGGGTGGCTCGTGCTGCTCGGCTCCAACGGCGCCATCGGACAGCTGCTGACGGGGCTCGGGCTCGTCGACCGCGCGCCGCAGCTGCTCTACACCGAGCTCGCCATCGTCCTCGGCCTCACGCAGCTCTTCCTGCCGCTGGCGATCATCTCGTGCTACTCCGCCGTCGCCCAGGTCGACCCCGGCCTCGACGATGCGGCACGCGGACTCGGTGCGAGCCGCACCCGCACCTTCTGGGGCATCGTCGTGCCGCTCTCGGCGCCGGGCATGGTCGTCGCGGCCACGCTCGTCTTCGCCGGCAGCGTCACCGCCTACACGACCCCGTACCTGCTCGGCGGATCCAGCCAGCGGATGCTGTCGACGCAGCTGTACTCGTACTCGAGCGTCACGATCGACTGGGCCGCCGCGAGCGCCACCGCGATCATCATGACGGTGCTCGTCTTCGCCGTCTCGGGACTCTCGGCCGTCGTCGGACGACGGGGGGCCACCTCGTGA
- a CDS encoding LacI family DNA-binding transcriptional regulator, whose product MTTLADVAAHAGVSKSTASRALSRADLVAPDTVERVRAAASELGFIPNRAASHLARGRSGIVALVVPTLDNAFFTPIIAGAQDRARESDLQLTIAVHRLDDVDGLDEFERLARQVDGCILVAPRGPDDIVRAAGAFGPTVLVDREIDGLTSIVADTASAFAELATRLADAGHRGIVYLGGPDGSWQDRQRSAAIEAAVGERVELAALGPFPATFAAGVATADAVIDSGATAVVPYATSIGLGLVFALRARGVASPGEILVSAERLVAEAIGADDVPAIDVDGDELGREAMAALIPMLVTPPSDPTRRRLDVSVHWPAASATEAPLRPAENALSSR is encoded by the coding sequence GTGACGACCCTCGCCGATGTCGCTGCACACGCCGGCGTGTCGAAGTCGACCGCATCCCGCGCGTTGAGCCGCGCCGACCTCGTCGCACCTGACACGGTCGAGCGCGTGCGGGCGGCAGCCTCCGAGCTCGGCTTCATCCCGAACCGCGCCGCGAGCCACCTCGCCCGGGGTCGCAGCGGCATCGTCGCGCTCGTCGTCCCGACCCTCGACAACGCCTTCTTCACGCCGATCATCGCGGGTGCCCAGGATCGCGCCCGGGAGTCCGATCTGCAGCTCACGATCGCGGTGCACCGGCTCGACGACGTCGACGGACTCGACGAATTCGAACGCCTCGCCCGACAGGTCGACGGTTGCATCCTCGTCGCACCGCGTGGCCCCGATGACATCGTCCGTGCCGCCGGCGCCTTCGGGCCGACGGTCCTCGTCGACCGCGAGATCGACGGCCTGACCTCGATCGTGGCCGACACCGCGAGCGCGTTCGCCGAACTCGCGACGCGCCTCGCCGACGCCGGTCATCGCGGGATCGTCTACCTCGGCGGTCCCGACGGGTCGTGGCAGGACCGGCAGCGCTCAGCCGCGATCGAGGCGGCCGTCGGCGAGCGCGTCGAGCTGGCCGCGCTGGGCCCCTTCCCCGCGACGTTCGCGGCGGGTGTTGCGACCGCCGACGCGGTGATCGACTCGGGCGCGACAGCCGTCGTCCCCTACGCCACGTCGATCGGGCTCGGGCTCGTCTTCGCCCTCCGCGCCCGCGGCGTCGCATCCCCCGGCGAGATCCTCGTCAGCGCGGAACGCCTGGTGGCCGAGGCGATCGGGGCCGACGACGTGCCCGCGATCGACGTCGACGGCGACGAGCTCGGCCGCGAGGCGATGGCCGCACTCATCCCGATGCTCGTCACCCCGCCATCCGATCCCACCCGCCGACGCCTCGACGTGTCGGTGCACTGGCCGGCGGCGAGCGCCACCGAGGCCCCGCTCCGTCCCGCCGAGAACGCACTCTCGTCGCGATAA
- the pip gene encoding prolyl aminopeptidase has protein sequence MSAALADILYPEIEPYETGFLLVGDGQRVSWEQSGNPEGKPVVFLHGGPGGGTSPWHRRFFDPEVYRIILFDQRGCGRSTPHASDPAADLRHNTTWHLVADIELLRRNFGIDRWQVFGGSWGSTLALAYAQSHPDAVSELVLRGIFTLRRHELEWFYEGGAAALFPDLWEDYLAPVPVIERSRLIEAYHRLLTDPDPAVHVPAAQAWTRWEASTVTLRPDPELVAAMSTPESATAFARIENHYFIHRGWLREGQLIEDAAAGRLRGIPGVIVQGRYDACTPPMTAWDLHRAWPEAEFVMVDDAGHSAGEPGIAAALVAATDRFAAASR, from the coding sequence GTGTCGGCCGCGCTGGCCGACATCCTGTACCCCGAGATCGAGCCGTACGAGACCGGGTTCCTGCTCGTCGGCGACGGCCAGCGCGTCTCCTGGGAGCAGTCGGGCAACCCCGAGGGCAAGCCGGTCGTGTTCCTGCACGGCGGGCCGGGCGGGGGCACCTCGCCGTGGCACCGGCGCTTCTTCGACCCCGAGGTCTACCGCATCATCCTGTTCGATCAGCGGGGATGCGGCAGATCCACGCCGCACGCGAGCGACCCCGCCGCCGACCTCCGTCACAACACGACGTGGCATCTCGTCGCCGACATCGAGCTGCTCCGCCGCAACTTCGGCATCGACCGCTGGCAGGTGTTCGGCGGTTCGTGGGGCTCGACCCTCGCCCTCGCCTACGCGCAGTCGCATCCCGACGCCGTGTCGGAGCTCGTGCTCCGCGGCATCTTCACGCTCCGCCGTCACGAGCTCGAGTGGTTCTACGAGGGCGGCGCGGCGGCGCTGTTCCCCGACCTGTGGGAGGACTACCTCGCGCCCGTCCCCGTGATCGAGCGCAGCCGGCTGATCGAGGCCTACCACCGGCTGCTGACCGACCCCGACCCCGCCGTGCACGTGCCCGCGGCCCAGGCCTGGACGCGCTGGGAGGCGTCGACCGTGACGCTTCGCCCGGACCCCGAGCTGGTGGCGGCCATGAGCACGCCGGAGTCGGCGACCGCGTTCGCCCGCATCGAGAACCACTACTTCATCCACCGCGGCTGGCTCCGCGAGGGGCAGCTCATCGAGGATGCCGCAGCGGGCCGGCTCCGCGGCATCCCCGGCGTGATCGTGCAGGGTCGCTACGACGCGTGCACGCCACCGATGACCGCATGGGACCTGCACCGGGCCTGGCCCGAGGCCGAGTTCGTCATGGTCGACGACGCCGGTCACTCCGCCGGCGAGCCCGGCATCGCCGCCGCGCTCGTGGCCGCGACCGACCGCTTCGCCGCCGCATCCCGCTGA
- a CDS encoding MFS transporter, with translation MSELAVPLLAVVSLGASAGQAGMLGAARWVPFLLLALPLGVLVDRMRRRPILIAADLARAALTVVIVLLASLGRLTLPALLFFVLLLGAFTVAFEVSYQSYLPTVAGRDQLERANGRLQATAAAAEIGGPGLGGVLIQTLTAAWALLAHAVTYVVSAVALIGIGARERRPTPTGHGALAELREGLRFVRRDRYLVALVGFAAIYNLFAHAITVLFTVHAVRELGLEAGHLGLVFGLGAVGAVAAAANAPGAVRRFGAGRVLVACAAVESVALSALPVIPAGLPLPALIAVLVGVFACNGAGTALSSVVALTLRQLRTPDALLGRVNATMRWISYGVIALGAGLGGIAGELLGTRAGMAIGCGGVLLTVVWVALSPLRTIRDPRELAASEGGDRAGGGPDPGPPPCGDAVRDDATGTVNA, from the coding sequence GTGAGCGAGCTCGCGGTCCCGCTGCTCGCGGTCGTCAGTCTGGGAGCGAGCGCGGGGCAGGCGGGGATGCTCGGCGCGGCGCGATGGGTGCCGTTCCTGCTGCTGGCTCTGCCGCTCGGCGTCCTCGTCGACCGGATGCGACGACGCCCCATCCTCATCGCCGCCGATCTCGCCCGCGCCGCGCTGACCGTGGTGATCGTGCTCCTCGCGTCGCTCGGCCGGCTGACACTGCCGGCCCTCCTGTTCTTCGTGCTGCTCCTCGGCGCGTTCACCGTCGCCTTCGAGGTGAGCTACCAGTCCTACCTGCCGACCGTCGCGGGGCGCGACCAGCTCGAACGGGCGAACGGGCGGCTGCAGGCCACCGCAGCGGCCGCCGAGATCGGCGGTCCGGGCTTGGGCGGCGTGCTCATCCAGACGCTGACGGCCGCGTGGGCCCTGCTCGCCCACGCGGTGACGTACGTCGTCTCGGCGGTGGCGCTCATCGGGATCGGGGCCCGGGAGCGTCGTCCGACGCCGACCGGGCACGGCGCTCTCGCCGAGCTCCGCGAAGGTCTGCGGTTCGTACGACGTGACCGCTATCTCGTGGCTCTCGTCGGCTTCGCTGCGATCTACAACCTGTTCGCGCACGCGATCACGGTGCTCTTCACGGTCCACGCGGTACGCGAGCTGGGGCTCGAGGCCGGCCACCTGGGGCTCGTCTTCGGTCTCGGGGCGGTCGGCGCCGTGGCCGCCGCGGCGAACGCCCCCGGGGCGGTACGCCGCTTCGGCGCGGGGCGGGTGCTCGTCGCGTGCGCCGCCGTCGAGAGCGTGGCGCTGTCGGCCCTGCCCGTCATCCCGGCCGGCCTGCCCCTTCCCGCGCTGATCGCCGTTCTGGTGGGAGTCTTCGCGTGCAACGGTGCCGGCACCGCGCTCTCGAGCGTCGTGGCGCTGACGCTCCGGCAGCTGCGGACCCCGGATGCGCTGCTCGGGCGCGTGAACGCGACCATGCGCTGGATCTCGTACGGGGTGATCGCCCTCGGCGCCGGCCTCGGCGGCATCGCCGGCGAGCTGCTGGGCACCCGTGCCGGGATGGCCATCGGATGCGGCGGCGTGCTGCTGACGGTCGTGTGGGTGGCGCTGTCGCCGCTGCGCACCATCCGGGATCCGCGCGAGCTGGCGGCGTCAGAGGGCGGAGACCGGGCGGGTGGCGGGCCGGATCCCGGTCCGCCACCGTGCGGCGACGCGGTGCGCGACGACGCCACCGGTACCGTGAACGCATGA
- a CDS encoding CGNR zinc finger domain-containing protein, translating to MEEPRTSTPFPEVAGHPALDLVDTVHWRLDPSRAIDTLTDFADVIAWCRQLGLAPSAVTDAALLTATPAATATREHRAVVALREAVYEAVFERSERAAELVAREHAAALSRSALRRREEPATWEWDVPHDATGPRAAIAMIAHDLLTADLASARQCADDACGWVYLDRSPRRNRIWCTAAGCGNRNRVKRHQAKRTS from the coding sequence GTGGAAGAGCCGCGCACGTCGACACCGTTCCCCGAGGTCGCGGGCCACCCCGCCCTCGACCTCGTCGACACCGTGCACTGGCGACTCGACCCGTCGCGGGCGATCGACACGCTCACCGACTTCGCCGACGTCATCGCCTGGTGCCGCCAGCTCGGCCTCGCACCGTCGGCGGTGACGGACGCGGCTCTGCTCACGGCCACGCCTGCGGCGACCGCGACGCGCGAGCACCGGGCCGTCGTCGCACTGCGCGAGGCCGTCTACGAGGCGGTGTTCGAGCGATCCGAGAGGGCCGCCGAGCTCGTCGCACGCGAGCATGCCGCGGCGCTCAGCCGGTCGGCCCTGCGCCGTCGCGAGGAGCCTGCGACGTGGGAGTGGGACGTGCCGCACGACGCGACCGGACCGCGGGCCGCGATCGCGATGATCGCCCACGACCTGCTGACCGCCGACCTCGCCTCGGCGCGCCAGTGCGCGGACGACGCGTGCGGGTGGGTCTACCTCGACCGTTCGCCGCGGCGCAACCGCATCTGGTGCACGGCGGCCGGCTGCGGCAACCGCAACCGCGTCAAGCGCCACCAGGCCAAGCGCACGTCGTGA